One Glycine max cultivar Williams 82 chromosome 3, Glycine_max_v4.0, whole genome shotgun sequence DNA window includes the following coding sequences:
- the LOC100777742 gene encoding uncharacterized protein, whose amino-acid sequence MGNCAFKGISTSEGASDDKMVKVVTPNGGIMELYTPITAECITNEFSGQGIFRSRRDLFSEQLHHDEELHAGELYYLLPLDPSCRLSSTKNITRQLSNNAATLTPYRMFTCDINNNRMWSEAAEVFPRKGVWKVKLVINPEQLSEILSQESRTEAFVETLRTVAKCGNGMPSGASSDHSTVSPVTQNQVGCSFARSC is encoded by the coding sequence ATGGGGAACTGTGCGTTCAAAGGGATTAGCACAAGTGAGGGAGCTTCTGATGACAAGATGGTGAAGGTGGTGACTCCAAACGGAGGCATCATGGAGCTGTACACCCCCATAACCGCGGAGTGCATAACCAACGAGTTCTCCGGCCAAGGAATATTCCGAAGCCGCCGCGACTTGTTCTCAGAGCAGCTGCACCACGACGAGGAGCTTCATGCGGGGGAGCTCTACTACCTCCTCCCTCTCGACCCTTCTTGTAGGTTGTCATCGACCAAGAACATCACCAGACAATTATCCAACAACGCTGCCACCCTAACGCCGTACCGAATGTTTACATGCGACATCAATAACAATAGGATGTGGTCGGAAGCAGCTGAAGTGTTTCCAAGGAAGGGAGTATGGAAGGTGAAGTTGGTGATAAACCCGGAGCAGCTGTCGGAGATTTTGTCGCAGGAGTCGCGGACGGAGGCCTTCGTAGAGACCTTGAGGACGGTGGCAAAGTGCGGCAATGGGATGCCGTCGGGGGCGAGTTCCGATCACTCCACTGTATCCCCTGTGACTCAGAATCAAG
- the LOC100778279 gene encoding pyruvate dehydrogenase E1 component subunit alpha-3, chloroplastic codes for MSLSVPKLVQPLPLQHHRSNSTLFLGSTHKFRFISPIKLNAPRSNSTVVSVSNLVKNNKPKSTTNLLITKGEGLQLYEDMVLGRSFEDMCAQMYYRGKMFGFVHLYNGQEAVSTGFINFLKKEDCVVSTYRDHVHALSKGVPARAVMSELFGKATGCSRGQGGSMHMFSKEHNLIGGFAFIAEGIPVATGAAFSSKYRREVLKEADCDHVTLAFFGDGTCNNGQFYECLNMAALWKLPIVFVVENNLWAIGMSHLRATSDPQIWKKGPAFGMPGVHVDGMDVLKVREVAKEAIERARRGEGPTLVECETYRFRGHSLADPDELRDPAEKAHYAGRDPISALKKYMIENKLASEQELKTIEKKIEEIVEDAVEFADESPHPPRSQLLENVFADPKGFGIGPDGKYRCEDPKFTQGTAHV; via the exons ATGTCTCTCTCCGTACCCAAGTTGGTTCAGCCTCTTCCTCTCCAACATCACAGATCCAATAGCACCCTCTTCCTTGGATCCACTCATAAGTTTCGCTTCATTTCCCCCATTAAGCTCAATGCTCCTCGCTCTAATTCCACTGTTGTATCTGTCTCCAATCTTGTCAAGAACAACAAGCCCAAATCAACCACCAATCTG CTTATTACGAAAGGGGAAGGCTTGCAGCTCTATGAAGACATGGTATTAGGCAGGTCCTTTGAAGACATGTGTGCCCAGATGTATTATAGAGGCAaaatgtttggttttgttcACTTGTACAATGGCCAAGAAGCTGTGTCAACTGGATTCATCAACTTTCTCAAGAAAGAAGATTGTGTAGTGAGCACATACCGGGACCATGTTCATGCACTGAGTAAGGGGGTCCCGGCACGTGCTGTAATGAGTGAGCTCTTTGGGAAGGCCACAGGATGCTCCCGAGGTCAAGGTGGATCTATGCATATGTTCTCAAAGGAGCATAATTTGATTGGTGGGTTTGCTTTCATTGCTGAAGGAATCCCTGTGGCCACTGGAGCAGCATTTTCCAGCAAGTATAGAAGGGAGGTGTTGAAAGAGGCAGATTGTGATCATGTGACATTGGCCTTTTTTGGAGATGGAACATGTAACAATGGACAGTTCTATGAATGCCTAAACATGGCAGCTTTATGGAAATTGCCAATTGTGTTTGTGGTGGAAAACAATCTGTGGGCTATTGGGATGTCACATCTCAGGGCAACTTCAGATCCTCAGATATGGAAGAAAGGTCCGGCATTTGGAATGCCTGGGGTTCATGTTGATGGTATGGATGTTTTGAAGGTCAGAGAGGTGGCAAAGGAGGCTATTGAAAGAGCCAGGCGAGGAGAGGGACCGACTTTAGTAGAATGCGAGACCTATAGATTTAGAGGACATTCATTGGCTGATCCTGATGAGCTTCGTGACCCTG CTGAGAAGGCGCATTATGCCGGTAGGGATCCCATCTCTGCACTGAAGAAATACATGATTGAGAACAAATTAGCCAGTGAACAAGAGTTGAAGACCATAGAGAAGAAGATAGAGGAGATTGTTGAGGATGCTGTTGAGTTTGCGGATGAGAGCCCTCATCCACCCCGCAGCCAGCTTCTAGAGAATGTCTTTGCTGATCCAAAAGGTTTTGGAATTGGACCCGATGGCAAGTACAGATGTGAGGACCCAAAATTCACCCAAGGCACGGCGCATGTCTAA
- the LOC100791962 gene encoding 60S acidic ribosomal protein P1-3: MSLGETACSYAALILHEDGISVTADKISTLLKTAKVPVDSYWPTLFAKLAEKKNLGDLIANAAGGGAPVAVAAAPVAAAAGGAAAAAPAAEEKKKEEPEEESDDDMGFGLFD; this comes from the exons ATGTCGCTCGGAGAAACTGCTTGTTCATACGCAGCTCTCATCCTTCATGAAGATGGAATTAGTGTAACT GCTGACAAGATCAGCACCTTGTTGAAAACTGCAAAGGTTCCAGTAGACTCTTATTGGCCAACCTTGTTTGCTAAACTTGCTGAGAAGAAAAATCTTGGCGATTTGATAGCAAATGCGGCAGGCGGTGGTGCACCAGTTGCTGTTGCAGCTGCCCcagttgctgctgctgctggtgGTGCTGCTGCCGCAGCTCCAGCTGCTGAGGAGAAAAAGAAG GAAGAACCGGAAGAAGAGAGTGATGATGATATGGGATTCGGCTTGTTTGATTAG